A stretch of Arachis hypogaea cultivar Tifrunner chromosome 15, arahy.Tifrunner.gnm2.J5K5, whole genome shotgun sequence DNA encodes these proteins:
- the LOC112751685 gene encoding subtilisin-like protease SBT1.3 codes for MAKTPMKNMSCIIPIITYLLFITLFSANAQFVKKTYLVQMDKAAMPKAFSNHLDWYSSTVKSALLTTSLESSDMKNEEERIIYSYQNAFHGVAAKLSKEEAERLEDQEGVVAIFPERKYQLHTTRSPEFLGLEPLSKGTDSIFSENLDNDVIVGVLDTGIWPESESFNDTGMKPVPSYWKGACEIGRGFTKQHCNKKIIGARVFYHGYEAAIGKINESREHKSPRDQDGHGTHTAATVAGSVVHGANLLGYAYGTARGMAPGARIAAYKVCWIGGCFSSDILSAIDKAVSDGVHVLSISLGGGVSSYSHDSISTAAFGAMERGVFISCSAGNAGPSPASLANVSPWITTVGASTMDRDFPAQVKLGNGKNLSGASLYKGPNTVSTEKQYSLVYLGGNSSGTLNPKAMCLEGTLDPQVVKGKIVICERGISPRVQKGHVVKNAGGVGMILTNTETNGEELVADCHLLPAVAIGEKDGKDLKNYVLTNKNATATLSFLGTRLGIRPSPVVAAFSSRGPNFLSLEVLKPDLVAPGVNILAAWSEDVGPSGLAIDQRRVKFSIVSGTSMSCPHVSGVAALIKAKHPQWSPAAIKSALMTTAYVVDNTMKPLKDASNAEKPSNPYDHGAGHINPTKALDPGLVYDIKPQDYFDFLCTQNLTPNQLGVFGKYANRSCAHSLASPGDLNYPAISLVFAENKSISVMTVHRTVTNVGPDVSKYHVLVSVFKGASVKVEPETLNFTRKYQKLSYKVTFTTKTRQTQPEFGDLVWKDGVHSVRSPVVITWLTPIV; via the coding sequence CTTCTCACCACTTCTCTGGAATCTTCTGatatgaaaaatgaagaagagagaataaTCTACAGTTACCAAAATGCTTTTCATGGAGTTGCAGCAAAGCTGAGCAAGGAAGAAGCTGAGAGGCTAGAGGATCAAGAAGGTGTTGTGGCCATTTTCCCTGAAAGAAAGTACCAACTACACACCACAAGAAGCCCTGAGTTCCTTGGTCTTGAACCATTATCAAAGGGAACTGATAGCATCTTTTCAGAAAATCTTGATAATGATGTTATAGTTGGAGTGTTAGACACTGGAATTTGGCCAGAAAGTGAAAGCTTCAATGACACAGGAATGAAACCAGTACCTTCTTATTGGAAAGGTGCCTGTGAAATTGGTCGTGGCTTCACCAAACAACACTGCAACAAGAAGATTATTGGTGCCAGAGTGTTCTATCACGGATATGAGGCAGCAATTGGAAAGATCAATGAGTCAAGAGAGCACAAATCACCAAGGGATCAAGATGGCCATGGAACTCACACTGCAGCAACTGTTGCAGGCTCTGTAGTCCATGGTGCTAACCTTCTAGGCTATGCTTACGGCACTGCAAGAGGAATGGCACCAGGAGCAAGAATTGCAGCTTACAAAGTTTGCTGGATTGGAGGGTGCTTCAGCTCAGATATTCTCTCTGCCATTGATAAAGCTGTATCTGATGGAGTGCATGTCTTGTCCATTTCATTAGGTGGAGGAGTCTCATCTTATTCCCATGATAGTATTTCAACTGCTGCATTCGGAGCAATGGAGCGCGGTGTGTTCATTTCGTGTTCTGCCGGAAATGCTGGTCCTAGCCCTGCAAGTCTTGCCAATGTGTCACCATGGATCACCACTGTGGGAGCTAGCACAATGGATAGAGATTTCCCTGCACAAGTTAAGCTTGGAAATGGCAAGAATTTGAGTGGTGCTTCACTCTATAAAGGGCCAAACACAGTATCAACTGAAAAACAATACTCTTTGGTTTACTTGGGTGGTAACTCATCAGGTACTCTTAATCCAAAAGCAATGTGCTTGGAAGGGACTTTGGATCCTCAAGTGGTTAAAGGGAAGATAGTGATTTGTGAGAGAGGGATTAGTCCAAGAGTGCAAAAGGGTCATGTGGTGAAAAATGCAGGTGGGGTTGGAATGATTCTCACCAACACTGAAACAAACGGAGAAGAGCTTGTTGCAGATTGCCACCTCCTTCCAGCAGTTGCAATAGGAGAGAAAGATGGTAAAGATCTCAAAAACTATGTCTTAACAAACAAAAATGCCACTGCAACTCTTTCATTTCTTGGAACAAGGTTAGGAATTAGGCCTTCACCTGTGGTAGCAGCATTTTCGTCAAGAGGGCCTAATTTCCTCTCACTTGAAGTTCTGAAGCCAGATTTGGTTGCTCCTGGTGTGAACATTCTTGCTGCTTGGAGTGAAGATGTTGGTCCATCAGGGTTGGCAATAGATCAAAGGAGGGTGAAGTTCAGCATAGTTTCTGGAACCTCAATGTCATGCCCTCATGTGAGTGGTGTAGCTGCATTGATCAAGGCTAAGCATCCTCAATGGAGTCCAGCAGCTATAAAATCTGCACTGATGACAACAGCTTATGTTGTTGACAACACCATGAAGCCTCTGAAAGATGCATCAAATGCTGAAAAGCCTTCAAATCCTTATGATCATGGTGCCGGTCACATTAACCCCACAAAAGCACTAGACCCAGGTTTAGTCTATGATATCAAGCCACAAGATTACTTTGATTTTCTGTGCACTCAGAATCTAACTCCAAACCAGTTAGGTGTCTTTGGCAAATATGCAAACAGGTCATGTGCACATTCTCTGGCTAGCCCTGGTGACTTGAACTACCCTGCTATTTCATTGGTGTTTGCTGAGAATAAATCTATTTCAGTTATGACAGTTCATAGAACTGTGACCAATGTCGGACCTGATGTTTCCAAATACCATGTTTTGGTCTCAGTGTTCAAAGGTGCTTCTGTGAAAGTTGAGCCAGAAACCTTGAATTTCACAAGGAAGTATCAAAAGCTGTCATATAAAGTTACCTTCACAACAAaaacaaggcaaacacaacctgAATTTGGAGACCTTGTTTGGAAGGATGGTGTTCACAGTGTTAGAAGCCCAGTTGTGATAACTTGGTTGACACCAATAGTATGA
- the LOC112751686 gene encoding glycosylinositol phosphorylceramide mannosyl transferase 1 isoform X1, with translation MSSVHVDIAGDAAAAATDGFYSPAKQKAANRRPTVLTIQRARQTLCAAKVKLILAVLTFSFIIYVSSKLSSFMGWNPHYPSFVSSPSRGGYTVLINSWKQSSVLKQSVAHYASCRSVERIHVSWSGSEPPSEKLIARLNEIVVLKSEGAQKTDFIFEVISGDQLASRFRPKSYPNTDAIFSVDDNVIVPCPSLDFAFSVWQTAPLSMVGFVPRTHSVNKEQNNVAYYIYEGWWSVWWTGTYTMVLSKAAFFHRKYLDFYAHMSPSIQNYVANERSCEDIAMSLLVANVTGAPPVWVKGKIYEIGASSIGSLRGRSRLRNKCLNDLISHFGSMPLVPTNFKAVSAKNEWLW, from the exons ATGTCCTCCGTCCACGTCGACATTGCCGGCGATGCTGCCGCCGCAGCCACCGACGGTTTTTATTCTCCGGCCAAGCAGAAGGCCGCGAACCGCCGCCCCACCGTCCTCACCATCCAGCGAGCGAGGCAGACCCTCTGCGCCGCCAAGGTGAAGCTCATCCTTGCGGTTCTCACCTTCTCCTTCATCATTTACGTCTCCTCCAAGCTCAGCTCCTTCATGGGTTGGAACCCTCACTATCCTTCATTCGTTTCTTCTCCCTCAAG GGGTGGCTATACTGTGCTGATAAACAGTTGGAAGCAGAGCTCTGTCCTTAAACAATCTGTTGCTCATTATGCATCATGTCGTAGTGTTGAGAGAATACATGTGTCATGGAGTGGAAGTGAACCACCATCGGAGAAGCTGATAGCCCGTCTAAATGAGATTGTGGTTCTGAAGTCCGAGGGAGCTCAGAAAACAGACTTTATATTTGAGGTCATTTCGGGAGATCAATTAGCCAGCAGGTTTAGGCCAAAAAGCTACCCCAACACTGATGCGATTTTCTCAGTTGATGACAATGTGATTGTTCCGTGCCCTTCTCTGGATTTTGCTTTCTCTGTCTGGCAAACTGCTCCATTGTCAATGGTGGGATTCGTTCCTCGAACACACTCAGTAAATAAGGAG CAAAATAATGTtgcatattatatatatgaaggATGGTGGTCAGTTTGGTGGACGGGAACTTATACCATGGTTCTCTCAAAGGCTGCATTCTTTCACAGGAAATACTTGGACTTTTATGCTCATATGTCTCCGTCGATTCAGAACTATGTTGCTAACGAGAG GAGTTGTGAAGACATCGCAATGTCCCTCCTCGTCGCTAATGTTACAGGTGCTCCTCCGGTATGGGTCAAAG GCAAAATCTATGAGATTGGGGCATCTTCCATTGGCAGTCTGAGAGGGAGAAGCCGACTGAGAAACAAATGTCTCAACGATTTAATATCACATTTCGGTAGTATGCCTCTTGTTCCGACTAATTTCAAAGCGGTTAGCGCTAAGAATGAATGGCTATGGTAG
- the LOC112751686 gene encoding uncharacterized protein isoform X2, whose translation MSSVHVDIAGDAAAAATDGFYSPAKQKAANRRPTVLTIQRARQTLCAAKVKLILAVLTFSFIIYVSSKLSSFMGWNPHYPSFVSSPSRGGYTVLINSWKQSSVLKQSVAHYASCRSVERIHVSWSGSEPPSEKLIARLNEIVVLKSEGAQKTDFIFEVISGDQLASRFRPKSYPNTDAIFSVDDNVIVPCPSLDFAFSVWQTAPLSMVGFVPRTHSVNKEDGGQFGGRELIPWFSQRLHSFTGNTWTFMLICLRRFRTMLLTRGVVKTSQCPSSSLMLQVLLRYGSKAKSMRLGHLPLAV comes from the exons ATGTCCTCCGTCCACGTCGACATTGCCGGCGATGCTGCCGCCGCAGCCACCGACGGTTTTTATTCTCCGGCCAAGCAGAAGGCCGCGAACCGCCGCCCCACCGTCCTCACCATCCAGCGAGCGAGGCAGACCCTCTGCGCCGCCAAGGTGAAGCTCATCCTTGCGGTTCTCACCTTCTCCTTCATCATTTACGTCTCCTCCAAGCTCAGCTCCTTCATGGGTTGGAACCCTCACTATCCTTCATTCGTTTCTTCTCCCTCAAG GGGTGGCTATACTGTGCTGATAAACAGTTGGAAGCAGAGCTCTGTCCTTAAACAATCTGTTGCTCATTATGCATCATGTCGTAGTGTTGAGAGAATACATGTGTCATGGAGTGGAAGTGAACCACCATCGGAGAAGCTGATAGCCCGTCTAAATGAGATTGTGGTTCTGAAGTCCGAGGGAGCTCAGAAAACAGACTTTATATTTGAGGTCATTTCGGGAGATCAATTAGCCAGCAGGTTTAGGCCAAAAAGCTACCCCAACACTGATGCGATTTTCTCAGTTGATGACAATGTGATTGTTCCGTGCCCTTCTCTGGATTTTGCTTTCTCTGTCTGGCAAACTGCTCCATTGTCAATGGTGGGATTCGTTCCTCGAACACACTCAGTAAATAAGGAG gATGGTGGTCAGTTTGGTGGACGGGAACTTATACCATGGTTCTCTCAAAGGCTGCATTCTTTCACAGGAAATACTTGGACTTTTATGCTCATATGTCTCCGTCGATTCAGAACTATGTTGCTAACGAGAG GAGTTGTGAAGACATCGCAATGTCCCTCCTCGTCGCTAATGTTACAGGTGCTCCTCCGGTATGGGTCAAAG GCAAAATCTATGAGATTGGGGCATCTTCCATTGGCAGTCTGA